The sequence GCGGGTCCAGAGATGGCCAATCACAGCCAGTCCCACTCCGGTGCCGATCACGAGCCAGCCGAGGGGGCCGGCCAGCAACTCGGTGGGCGGTCCCCCGACCAGGGCCGTCATCGCGATCCCGGCGAGCGGCAGGAATCCCAACAATTGTGCTGTGGAGCGCGGGCCGGCGGCTGCCGCATCCCGCGCCTGCTGGGCGTCCTGACCCTCCTCCAGGGCGTCGGCGAGACGCTCGAGCAGCCCGGCCAGCGGAATCCCGGCGTGGTGGGAGACCGCCAGGCACCCATCCAGCTGGCGCCAGTGGCGGCCCTGCCCCGGCGCCTCCACGGCGGCGAACGGCTCGCCGCCCAGCATGATCTCCAGGTCAGCGGCGACCAGGACGTGGTGCAGGCAGCATCTCACCCGACTGGCAGTCCACCGCGGCCCGTCTGGCCCGTCTGGCCCACACGGACACGGATCGTAGAGCTCCGACAGTTCCGCCCAGACGCGCTCCGGACGACGGCCGGCCTGCAACAGGGCGGACGCCCGGCGAAGCAGGGCGACGAACTCCTCGGTCTCGTGCTCACGCCGGCGCCGCGCCCGCCCCGGGAGCCACCGCAGCCACCGCGACCACCACCGCCGCTGGCTTCGTCGTTCAGGCCCCGATCGCATGCCGGCCCCCACTCCGCCGCAACCCCGGACCTCGGTGCACCTCGGTTGTGGACAGACCGTCCAGCACCCCCTGGCCGGGCCCAGCGGTCAGGGCCGTTCCGACCAGAGAGAGCGCCGGGATGACGCGCAGGGTGCCGGTCCGGCTGGTGTCCCTGTCCACGACGGCCAGCTCCACGGGGTGCCGTCCGGCGTCGGTCCGTTCCAGGTGAAGAACGGCATCCACCGCACTGGAGGCTTGCAGCGCGAGGGCCTCCGACCCCAGGCCGGCCAGTGCGCCCATCGCCTGCAGACGGGCGGGGACGTCTGAGGCGGAGTTGGCGTGCAGTGTTCCGGCGGCGCCCCGGTGACCGGTGTTCATGGCGGCGAGGAAGTCCGCGACCTCGGCCCCGCGGCACTCTCCCACGACGAGCCGATCGGGCCGCATCCGCAGCGCCTGCCGGACGAGTTCAGACAACTCGACAGTGCCGGCGCCCTCGGAGTTGCCGGAGCGGGCCTGCAGCGAGACCACATGGCCGTGGCGCGGGCGCAGCTCGCGGGTGTCCTCCACGGTGATGATCCGTTCGTCCGCGGGGACCTCCGAGAGCACCGCGGAGAGCAGGGTGGTCTTCCCGGAACCGGTGGCCCCACTGATGAGCAGGTTGGCGCGGCTGTGCAGCAGTTCCCGCAGGGCGGCCAGCCACTGCGTCCCGTGGGGCCAGCGCCGGGCCAAGTCCTCCAGACGCGGTGACTCCGGTGCGGCCAACCGGACACTGATCTGGGTTCCGCCCGAGGCCAGCGGC comes from Citricoccus muralis and encodes:
- a CDS encoding type II secretion system F family protein; this encodes MRCCLHHVLVAADLEIMLGGEPFAAVEAPGQGRHWRQLDGCLAVSHHAGIPLAGLLERLADALEEGQDAQQARDAAAAGPRSTAQLLGFLPLAGIAMTALVGGPPTELLAGPLGWLVIGTGVGLAVIGHLWTRVLIRRSEETT
- a CDS encoding TadA family conjugal transfer-associated ATPase — its product is MSRGWSPEPPPGAGRRLATGTSAGRQRARRWLAGRLADPARHQGRGAPPRPETVPPELAAEAVRRHLPVTTPQEASAQMTALTDDLTGLGPLAAPARAPGVTDVLVDGSGTIWTDGLDGLRDTGRCLPADDARRLAVRLLAQGGRRLDEGQPFGDAQVTGARVHAILPPLASGGTQISVRLAAPESPRLEDLARRWPHGTQWLAALRELLHSRANLLISGATGSGKTTLLSAVLSEVPADERIITVEDTRELRPRHGHVVSLQARSGNSEGAGTVELSELVRQALRMRPDRLVVGECRGAEVADFLAAMNTGHRGAAGTLHANSASDVPARLQAMGALAGLGSEALALQASSAVDAVLHLERTDAGRHPVELAVVDRDTSRTGTLRVIPALSLVGTALTAGPGQGVLDGLSTTEVHRGPGLRRSGGRHAIGA